The genomic interval GTCGGGCGACGCCGGGGCGACCCTCCTCGAGAACTGGGTCACGTCCCTCTAGCACCAGCCGGTGGCCACTGCCGGGCCGCTGGGAACGAACGGAGAACTCATGACCGACCGCCTCGTGCTCCTGCCCGCCGTCGACGTCGCGGACGGCCAGGCCGTCCGCCTCGTCCAGGGCGAGGCCGGCTCTGAGACGTCCTACGGCGACCCGCTGGCCGCGGCGCTCGACTGGCAGTCGGGGGCGCCGAGTGGATCCACCTCGTGGACCTCGACGCGGCGTTCGGTCGCGGCTCCAACGCGGATCTGCTCGCCGACGTCGTCGCCCGTCTCGACGTGCAGGTCGAGCTCTCGGGCGGCATCCGTGACGACGCCTCGCTCGAGCGCGCCCTGGCGACCGGGGCGCGGCGCGTCAACATCGGCACGGCCGCGCTCGAGGACCCGGAGTGGACCGCGCGCGTCATCGACCGGTACGGCGACCAGGTCGCCGTGGGCCTCGACGTGCGCGGCACGACGCTCGCCGCGCGCGGCTGGACCCAGGAGGGCGGTGACCTGTGGGAGGTGCTCGCGCGCCTCGACGCCGCCGGCTGCTCGCGCTACGTGGTCACCGACGTCACCAAGGACGGCACGCTGCGCGGCCCCAACGTCGACCTGCTGCGCGAGGTCGCCTCGCGCACCCCGGCCGCCGTCGTCGCGTCGGGCGGCATCTCGTCGCTCGACGACCTGCGGGCGCTGCGTGCGCTGGTCCCCGGCGGGGTCGAGGGCGCCGTCGTGGGCAAGGCGCTGTATGCCGGGGCGTTCACGCTGCCCGAGGCCCTCGACGTCGCGGGCCGGCCGTGACCGGACCCGACGGGGTGCTCCCCGGTCACCTGCGGTCCATCCAGCCGACGTCGCAGTTCGCGGACGACGACGGCTCGGCCGACGCCGAGCTCGCGGCGCTGCTCGCGGGCCACGCGGAGGGGACGGTGCCGCTGCGCGACGTCGTCGCCCGGCTCGCGGTCGCGCGCGTGCTCGTGCCGGTCCTCGCCGAGCTCGAGGTCGGTGCGGCGGTCGCACACCCCGACCGGCCCGGGCAGGACCTGCACGTCGAGAAGGAGGCGTCGTCGGGCGTCGTCGCGCTGGAGGCTCCCGACGGCCGCCGGGCCCTGCCCGTGTTCACGTGCGTGGACTCCATGCGGGCGTGGCGGGCGTCGGCCCGGCCGGTCCCGGTCGAGGCGGCTCGGGCCGCGTTGTCGGCCGTGGGCGAGGACTGGGCGCTGCTCGTGGTGGACCCGGCAGGTCCGGTCCCGGTGACGGTGCCGCGCCCCGCGGTGTGGGCGCTGGCCCAGGGCACGACGTGGCGGCCCGCGCTGGTGACGACGGCTGACGGCCTCGCCGTCGACGACGAGGTGCGGGCGGCCGTGCGGTTGGCCGCCGAGCCGGTGCAGCACGTCGTGCGGGTCGACGCCGAGCCGGGGCGTTCGGCCGAGGTCGCCGTCGTGCTCGGCATCGACGCCGGGCTCGACCGTGCCGGCCTGGACGTGGTGCTGCGCCAGGTCAACGCGCGGCTCGGCGCGTCGGACGTCGTCGCCGAGCGTGTCGACTCGCTCGAGCTGCGCGTCGGCGCCGTCCGCTGAGCGCCCCGACCGGGCCGCGCGCCCCGCGCGGGGGCGGAGCCGCGGTGCGCTACGAGCAGGGCGTGACGGGCGTGAACGCTCCGGTGTCGGTCAGCAGCATGCGCAAGGTCGAGACGGGAACGAGCAGGGACCGCTCGTCGTCAGTCTTCGCGTAGACGACGCCGACGACCCGGCCCGCCTCGTCGAGCGCGGCCGACCCGGACGACCCCGGCTCCACCGGGGCGTCGGTGAGGAGCACCTCGCCGAGGTTCTCGTGCAGCGGGTCGCTCGTGGGCCCCAGCACGCGACCCTCGGTGACGGTCAGCGCTCCGCCCTCGGGGTAGCCGACGACGGTCACGTGATCGCCCGCGACGGGGTCGGCATCGCCGAGCTGAGGGGCCGAGGGCAGCGCGTCCTTGGTGCGGACGACGGCGAGGTCCGCGAGCGCGGCGGTGCTCGCCGTCGCGACGTCGAGGTCACGACCGTCGTACGTGCTGACCTGGAGCGATGCCGCGTCGGCGACGACGTGCCGGTTGGTGATGAGCGTGTGGTCGTCGATCGCGAAGCCCGAACCCGTCGAGATCCGCCCGCAGCCGACGTTGCGGATGCGCACCGCCATCCGCTGGACGGCGCCGAAGCCGTCCGGGGACAGCGCGGCCGCGTCGGACGGGGCGATCGACGGCGCGACGGGGGCGCTCGGGACGAGATCGCGCGCGGCGATATCGGAGGGCGCCGCCGTGGGCAGGGTGGGGAACGGCGGCAGGGCGCCGCACGCGGCGAGCGTGGCCGTGATGGTGAGCGCCGCCGCGGCGCCGCGCAGGGCGCGTCCTGTCTGCCACGAGGCATGTCCTGTCACCGCTGGAGCTCCTGCTGCAGCTGGCTGTTGGCCTCCGAGGCCTGCTGGCACAGCGTGTCGACCTCGTTCGCGTAGCGCTCGAGGTCCGCGGCGTCGTACTGGTCCGGCGTGCGCAGGTAGGTGATGAGCTGCGCCTGCCCGTCGGTGCAGCGGTCGAGCGCGTCGGCGACGACGCCGGCCGCGGCGCTGACGCGCTTCTGGTAGTCGACGTACTGCTGTGCGGCGGCGTTCGCGTCTCCGAGCTGCGCCTTCTCGTTCGCGAGCGTGGTGATGCGGGTGGTGGCCGTGGCGAGCTGGTCGCGTGCGGAGGTCAGCTCGTGGTTCGCGGCCTCGAGGTCGTTCTGCAGCTCACCGACACGCTGGGCCTGGGCGTGGGCCTGGGACTGCCAGGCGTTCGAGGCGGAGCGCCAGCGGTCCGCGGCGAGCCACAGGTATGCGCCGAGCCCGAGCGCGGCGACCAGCAGGACGCTCAGCGTGAGGACGGCGACTGCGCCGCTGCGGCGACGGCGTGGCGCCGGCGGGGCCGTGCGGTCGGCAGGGCCGGGCCAGGACGGACCCGCGGCCCCCGAGCCCGGGGCGACGGAAGGGGGGAGCGGTGGGCCGCCGGGTCGCTCGTCGCTCACGGGTCCTCCAGCGTCAGGCGTCGCCGGTGGGGGCGACGTAACCGGTGTACTTCTCTCCTGGGCCATCGCCCGGGGCGTCGGGGATGACGGACGCCTCGCGGAATGCGAGCTGGAGCGTGCGCAGCCCGTCGCGCAGCGAGCGCGCGTGCACGTTTCCGACGTCGGGCGCCGACGCGGTCACGAGCGCAGCGAGCGCGGTGATGAGCTTGCGTGCCTCGTCCAGGTCGAGGTGGCCCTGCTCCTCGGCGTCTTCGGCGAGCCCGCACTTGACGGCGGCGGCGCTCATGAGGTGGACGGCCGCGGCGGTGATGACCTCGACGGCAGGGACGTCGGCGATGTCGCGCGCGGCCTGCTCGGCGGCGTCGGGGGAGGTGCTCATGGGGGGATCATAGGTGGCGGCTCCTGCCGGGATGCCTCGCCGGACGCCTCGCCGGGCGCCCGCCTGCCATGGGCCGGGACGCTGGTCGGCCACGGGCCGGTTACGAGGAACGGGCTCGTGCGTGCTAGTCTTGGCGGCTGACCCACCCAGCCTGCCTTCCGAGGTCCGGCCGGGTGCATCAAGTGGAGAACCTCCCACCCGAGTTCCGACTGGCGGCAGCCGACAGGGGCCGGGTCCGGTCGGACGGCGGTGCCCTCGCCAGAGGGTCGTCGTCCATCCCGTTCGCGGGTGCGGCGTCGCCGCACCGTCGTCGGGTGTGCCGAAGGCCTCCATCCTGATGCTCAGGGCGGGGGCCTTTCCTCGTTCCTGATGGTCCACCGACGACTTCTAGGAGCATCACCATCAGCGAGCCTCGCATCAACGACCGGATCCGCGTCCCCGAGGTCCGGCTCATCGGTCCTGGCGGAGAGCAGGTCGGCGTTGTCGCCACGGCAGTCGCCCTGAAGCTCGCCCAGGACGCCGACCTCGACCTCGTCGAGGTCGCCCCGGACGCCCGGCCGCCGGTCGCCAAGCTCATGGACTTCGGCAAGTTCAAGTACGAGTCCGACATGAAGGCGCGCGAGGCGCGCCGCAACCAGGCGAACACGGTCCTCAAGGAGATCCGCTTCCGCCTGAAGATCGACCCGCACGACTACGAGACCAAGAAGGGCCACGTCGTCCGGTTCCTCGAAGGCGGCGACAAGGTCAAGGTCATGATCATGTTCCGCGGCCGTGAGCAGTCGCGCCCCGAGATGGGCGTGCGTCTGCTGACGCGTCTGGCGGAGGAGGTCGCCGACCTGGGCAACGTCGAGTCGATGCCGAAGCAGGACGGTCGCAACATGACCATGGTCCTCGGCCCGCTCAAGAAGAAGGCCGACGCCAAGGCCGAGCAGCGTCGTCGTGCCTCGGAGGTCAACGCCCAGCGCGTGACCAAGTCGGAGGCTCGCCGCGCGGCGACCGCCCCCGACGACCTGGTCGAGGAGCCGGAGAGCAGGCAGGAGCCGGAGCAGGACGTGACCGAGGAGGTCGCCGAGGTGTCGTTCGCGGACGCGGTCGCGGCCGCGACCGCGGAAGCCGTGGCGGCCCCCGCCGCGCCGGCCGCCCCCGCCGCAGCGCCGGCCCCGGCGCCGGAGCCCGTAGCGAAGGCTCCCGCCGCGAACGCTCCCGCCGCGCCGCGCCCCGTCACGCCGCGCCCCGCGCCCAAGCCGGCGACCGCACGGCCTGCCGCACCGCGACCGGCTGCCCCGACGTCTGCCGCCCCGAAGGCGGCGGTCCCCAAGCCGGCCGCGCCCAAGCCGGCACCGAAGCCCAGCCCGCGCGCCCCGCGCTGACGGGTGACCAGCAACCGATGAACCCGGGCGACGGCAACCCGTCGCCCGCACCACGTCCCCGCCGAACCTGACGGGCGACCGACACGAGGAGAGACGGCAGTCATGCCGAAGAACAAGACGCACTCCGGCGCCAAGAAGCGCTTCCGGATCACCGGGAGCGGCAAGGTCATGCGTGAGCAGGCGAACGCCCGCCACCTGTTCGAGCACAAGCCGAGCACCCGCACGCGCCGTCTGGCCCAGGACCAGGTCGTCGCGCCCGCCGACGTCAAGAAGATCAAGAAGCTGCTCGGTAAGTGACCTCCCGCCGCGGCCGTCCGGCCGCGCGGAGCAACTCGAGCCCCGATAACGCAAGGAGCATCACGTGGCACGCGTGAAGCGGGCGGTCAACGCCCAGAAGAAGCGCCGTACGACCCTCGAGCGCGCCAGCGGTTACCGCGGCCAGCGCTCGCGCCTCTACCGCAAGGCGAAGGAGCAGGTCACCCACTCCCTCGTCTACGCCTACCGTGACCGCAAGGTCAAGAAGGGCGACTTCCGCAAGCTGTGGATCCAGCGCATCAACGCTGCGGCCCGCGCCCAGGGTCTGACCTACAACCGCTTCATCCAGGGTCTCGGCCTCGCGGGTGTCGAGGTCGACCGCCGCATGCTCGCGGAGCTCGCGGTCAACGACATCGCGGCGTTCAACGCCCTCGTCGAGGTGGCCAAGGCCGCTCTCCCCGAGGACGTCAACGCGCCCAAGGCCGCCTGAGGCTCGCGCCCAGAGCGTCTGTTGTGAGCACGCCGGACGCCCGGACAGGTCCCACCGCCGACGAGTCGGCGCCCCCCGAGTCCCCCCGCCGCACGGCGGGGGCGACGGGGGCGCCGCCCGTGTCGCTCGCCAACCCGCGAGCCGACCGCGTCAGGCAGGTGCGGGCGCTGTCCGGGCGTTCGGCGCGTCAGCGTCACGGGCGGTTCCTCGTCGAGGGGCCGCAGGGCGTGCGCGAGGTCGTGCGCTGCGCGCCCGACGCCGTCCGGGACGTCTACCTGACCCCTGCGGCGGCCGAGCGGTACGACGAGATCGTCAGCGAGGCGCGCGCCGCCGGGCTCTTCGTCCACCGCGGCACCCCCGAGGTGCTGACCGCGATGAGCCCCGACGCGCAGGGGATCCTCGCCGTGGTCGACGCCCGCCCGCGCGGGCTGACCGAGGCGCTTGCCGCGCTCGCCGACCCGGACGGTGGGCGGCGTCGCGCGCTGCTGGTCGTCGTGCTCGCCACCGTGCGCGACCCCGGCAACGCCGGCACGGTCATCCGAGCCGCCGACGCCGCCGGTGCCGACCTCGTCGTGCTCGCGGGCGACAGCGTCGACCTGCACAACCCCAAGGTCGTCCGGGCGACCGCC from Xylanimonas allomyrinae carries:
- a CDS encoding SseB family protein translates to MTGPDGVLPGHLRSIQPTSQFADDDGSADAELAALLAGHAEGTVPLRDVVARLAVARVLVPVLAELEVGAAVAHPDRPGQDLHVEKEASSGVVALEAPDGRRALPVFTCVDSMRAWRASARPVPVEAARAALSAVGEDWALLVVDPAGPVPVTVPRPAVWALAQGTTWRPALVTTADGLAVDDEVRAAVRLAAEPVQHVVRVDAEPGRSAEVAVVLGIDAGLDRAGLDVVLRQVNARLGASDVVAERVDSLELRVGAVR
- a CDS encoding S1C family serine protease encodes the protein MTGHASWQTGRALRGAAAALTITATLAACGALPPFPTLPTAAPSDIAARDLVPSAPVAPSIAPSDAAALSPDGFGAVQRMAVRIRNVGCGRISTGSGFAIDDHTLITNRHVVADAASLQVSTYDGRDLDVATASTAALADLAVVRTKDALPSAPQLGDADPVAGDHVTVVGYPEGGALTVTEGRVLGPTSDPLHENLGEVLLTDAPVEPGSSGSAALDEAGRVVGVVYAKTDDERSLLVPVSTLRMLLTDTGAFTPVTPCS
- a CDS encoding DUF1844 domain-containing protein encodes the protein MSTSPDAAEQAARDIADVPAVEVITAAAVHLMSAAAVKCGLAEDAEEQGHLDLDEARKLITALAALVTASAPDVGNVHARSLRDGLRTLQLAFREASVIPDAPGDGPGEKYTGYVAPTGDA
- the infC gene encoding translation initiation factor IF-3; translation: MGPGGEQVGVVATAVALKLAQDADLDLVEVAPDARPPVAKLMDFGKFKYESDMKAREARRNQANTVLKEIRFRLKIDPHDYETKKGHVVRFLEGGDKVKVMIMFRGREQSRPEMGVRLLTRLAEEVADLGNVESMPKQDGRNMTMVLGPLKKKADAKAEQRRRASEVNAQRVTKSEARRAATAPDDLVEEPESRQEPEQDVTEEVAEVSFADAVAAATAEAVAAPAAPAAPAAAPAPAPEPVAKAPAANAPAAPRPVTPRPAPKPATARPAAPRPAAPTSAAPKAAVPKPAAPKPAPKPSPRAPR
- the rpmI gene encoding 50S ribosomal protein L35; the protein is MPKNKTHSGAKKRFRITGSGKVMREQANARHLFEHKPSTRTRRLAQDQVVAPADVKKIKKLLGK
- the rplT gene encoding 50S ribosomal protein L20, with amino-acid sequence MARVKRAVNAQKKRRTTLERASGYRGQRSRLYRKAKEQVTHSLVYAYRDRKVKKGDFRKLWIQRINAAARAQGLTYNRFIQGLGLAGVEVDRRMLAELAVNDIAAFNALVEVAKAALPEDVNAPKAA
- a CDS encoding TrmH family RNA methyltransferase, whose amino-acid sequence is MSLANPRADRVRQVRALSGRSARQRHGRFLVEGPQGVREVVRCAPDAVRDVYLTPAAAERYDEIVSEARAAGLFVHRGTPEVLTAMSPDAQGILAVVDARPRGLTEALAALADPDGGRRRALLVVVLATVRDPGNAGTVIRAADAAGADLVVLAGDSVDLHNPKVVRATAGSLFHVPVVAGVPLPDVVDTLHAAGLAVLAADGAGDHDLDDLLDVAGPAGRGARAAGTPDLAASTAWVFGNEAWGLPHADRALADAVVRVPIRGRAESLNLATAATVCLYASSRAQR